A DNA window from Halomonas zincidurans B6 contains the following coding sequences:
- a CDS encoding L-threonylcarbamoyladenylate synthase, which yields MYSTATLQTAVAQLREGGLIAYPTEAVWGLGCDPDDPTALARLLALKQRDPAKGLILVAASMAQLEPWLAGLELSLRQRLADSWPGPLTWLVPDNGRSLALLRGDHDRVAVRVSDHPGVIALCEAFGGPLVSTSANRAGEPPARDAATVRDYFGDAVTIVDGPLGGRPRPSRIRDLCSGEWLRE from the coding sequence ATGTACTCAACCGCTACCCTGCAAACCGCCGTCGCCCAGCTGCGCGAAGGCGGATTGATCGCCTATCCCACCGAGGCGGTGTGGGGGCTGGGTTGCGATCCCGACGACCCGACCGCGCTCGCCCGACTGCTTGCGCTCAAGCAACGCGACCCCGCCAAGGGGCTGATCCTGGTCGCCGCCTCCATGGCCCAGCTCGAGCCCTGGCTGGCCGGGCTCGAGCTATCGCTGCGCCAGCGTCTGGCCGACAGCTGGCCGGGCCCGCTGACCTGGCTGGTCCCCGACAACGGTCGCTCGCTGGCGCTGCTGCGCGGCGATCATGACCGCGTCGCCGTGCGGGTCAGCGACCATCCCGGGGTGATCGCGCTGTGCGAGGCCTTCGGCGGGCCGCTGGTATCGACCTCGGCCAATCGCGCCGGCGAGCCTCCGGCCCGCGACGCGGCTACCGTGCGGGACTACTTCGGCGATGCGGTGACGATTGTCGACGGCCCGCTGGGCGGTCGTCCCCGCCCCAGCCGCATCCGCGACCTGTGCAGCGGCGAGTGGTTGCGCGAGTGA
- the rsmB gene encoding 16S rRNA (cytosine(967)-C(5))-methyltransferase RsmB produces MSQPDVRATAARLLVPVLDGQGSLGHLDGGLAAAGIANRDRGFAKALCYGVCRALPRLEALSGELLRQPFKRRDLDVQALLLIGLYQLLYMRVPPHAAVGETSGAARALSKEWATRVLNGCLRRFQRESQTLQARVDRDPSVALLHPPWLLKSLRQAWPDDWQAIAEANNRPGPMTLRVNCRRSSREAYQARLAEAGLAARAAPYAAQALTLDEACDVQTLPGFETGEVSVQDEAAQLTAELLAPALETRPGARVLDACAAPGGKSAHLLETFAIALTALDSDAQRLSRVEATLARLGLSATLTHADAGELAWWDGQAFDAILLDAPCSGSGVIRRHPDIKRLRRPSDIRALAGQQARLLDALWRTLTPGGTLLYATCSVLPEENSQQIAAFLARTADARATPIDADWGRPAGAGRQLLPQAGGHDGFFYARLVKESTGPGG; encoded by the coding sequence ATGAGTCAGCCCGACGTTCGCGCCACCGCCGCGCGCCTGCTGGTCCCGGTACTCGACGGCCAGGGCTCGCTCGGCCATCTCGACGGCGGGCTTGCCGCGGCGGGCATCGCCAACCGTGACCGCGGCTTCGCCAAGGCGCTGTGCTACGGCGTGTGCCGCGCCCTGCCGCGTCTCGAGGCGCTGTCCGGCGAGCTGTTGCGCCAACCCTTCAAGCGACGCGATCTGGATGTTCAGGCGCTACTATTGATAGGGCTCTACCAGTTGCTCTACATGCGGGTGCCGCCGCACGCCGCGGTCGGCGAAACCAGCGGCGCCGCGCGCGCGCTGAGCAAGGAGTGGGCGACCCGCGTGCTCAACGGCTGCCTGCGGCGCTTCCAGCGCGAGAGCCAGACGCTCCAGGCCAGGGTCGACCGCGATCCGAGCGTGGCGCTTTTGCACCCGCCGTGGCTGCTCAAGAGCCTGCGCCAGGCCTGGCCCGACGACTGGCAGGCGATCGCCGAGGCCAACAACCGGCCGGGGCCGATGACATTGCGCGTCAACTGTCGCCGCAGCTCGCGCGAGGCGTATCAGGCGCGGCTCGCCGAGGCCGGCTTGGCGGCCCGCGCCGCGCCGTATGCCGCCCAGGCGCTGACCCTCGACGAGGCCTGCGACGTCCAGACGCTGCCCGGCTTCGAGACGGGCGAGGTCAGCGTCCAGGACGAGGCCGCCCAGCTCACCGCCGAGCTGCTCGCTCCCGCGCTCGAGACCCGGCCCGGGGCGCGGGTGCTCGACGCCTGCGCGGCGCCGGGCGGCAAGAGCGCACACTTGCTCGAAACCTTCGCTATCGCGCTCACCGCGCTCGACAGCGATGCCCAGCGGCTGTCGCGCGTCGAGGCCACCCTCGCCCGACTGGGCCTGTCGGCGACGCTGACCCACGCCGACGCCGGCGAGCTGGCCTGGTGGGACGGCCAGGCGTTCGATGCGATCCTGCTCGACGCGCCCTGCTCGGGCAGCGGGGTGATCCGCCGCCATCCCGACATCAAGCGCCTGCGCCGGCCCAGCGACATCCGTGCGCTGGCCGGCCAACAGGCGCGTCTGCTCGACGCCTTGTGGAGGACGCTGACGCCGGGCGGCACGCTGCTCTACGCCACCTGCTCGGTGCTGCCCGAGGAAAACAGCCAACAGATCGCCGCCTTCCTGGCGCGCACCGCCGATGCCCGGGCGACGCCGATCGACGCCGACTGGGGCCGCCCGGCCGGGGCCGGGCGCCAGCTGTTGCCCCAGGCCGGTGGCCATGACGGCTTCTTCTACGCCCGGCTGGTCAAGGAGTCGACAGGCCCCGGTGGCTAG
- the dprA gene encoding DNA-processing protein DprA: MTATPEIALALAHLPGIGPRRLAELQRQAPDWPQGWLAMLPAPGRDALRLWLDHPARSPLSALIARAQDWQATATDHHLLYPGHDAWPALLDELPDPPPLLWAIGDLAAFEAPGLAIVGTRRPTREGLGNAARFAGELAAAGLCVTSGMALGIDGRAHQAALDARGRSIGVLGCGIDVTYPARHAELYRRMRGEGGLLLSEYAPGTRANPAFFPRRNRLITGLSLGVLVIEAAEKSGSLISARLAAEQNREVFALPGSLNNPQAQGCLALLKQGATLVSELADILLELGHWVATGDSSTLATHPANPAAPSGDALLDLLSGSPTPLDLLIELSGRDFGFCQQRLLELELEGRVAQAPGGWVRC, translated from the coding sequence GTGACGGCCACCCCGGAAATCGCCCTGGCGCTGGCCCACCTGCCGGGAATCGGGCCACGGCGGTTGGCCGAACTGCAACGCCAGGCACCGGACTGGCCGCAAGGCTGGCTGGCGATGCTGCCGGCGCCGGGGCGCGACGCCCTGCGGCTGTGGCTCGATCATCCGGCGCGCAGTCCGCTGTCGGCGCTCATCGCGCGTGCCCAGGACTGGCAGGCCACGGCGACCGATCATCACCTGCTCTATCCCGGCCATGACGCCTGGCCGGCGCTGCTCGACGAGCTTCCCGACCCGCCGCCGCTGCTGTGGGCGATCGGCGATCTCGCCGCATTCGAGGCACCCGGGCTGGCGATCGTCGGCACGCGGCGACCGACCCGCGAGGGGCTCGGCAACGCCGCGCGCTTCGCCGGCGAACTGGCCGCGGCGGGGCTGTGCGTGACCAGCGGCATGGCGCTGGGCATCGACGGGCGCGCCCATCAGGCTGCGCTCGATGCGCGGGGGCGCAGTATCGGTGTGCTGGGCTGCGGCATCGATGTCACCTACCCGGCGCGCCACGCCGAGCTCTATCGGCGCATGCGCGGCGAGGGCGGGCTGCTGCTCAGCGAGTACGCGCCGGGGACGCGCGCCAATCCGGCGTTCTTCCCGCGCCGCAACCGGCTGATCACCGGCTTGTCGCTGGGCGTGCTGGTCATCGAGGCGGCCGAGAAGAGCGGCTCGCTGATCAGCGCGCGGCTGGCCGCCGAGCAGAACCGTGAAGTGTTCGCGCTGCCCGGCTCGCTCAACAATCCGCAGGCCCAGGGCTGCCTGGCGCTGCTCAAGCAGGGCGCGACGCTGGTCAGCGAGCTTGCCGACATCCTGCTCGAGCTCGGCCATTGGGTCGCGACAGGCGATTCGTCGACGCTGGCCACGCATCCGGCGAATCCGGCGGCACCGAGCGGCGATGCGCTGCTCGACCTGCTCAGCGGCTCGCCGACGCCGCTCGATCTACTGATCGAACTCTCGGGCAGGGACTTCGGCTTCTGCCAGCAGCGCTTGCTCGAACTCGAGCTCGAGGGTCGGGTAGCCCAGGCGCCGGGTGGCTGGGTGCGCTGCTGA
- the aroE gene encoding shikimate dehydrogenase, with product MSDRYCVFGHPIGHSKSPQIHAAFAEQTGETLSYQAIEAPIDGFADAWREFAAAAGRGANVTVPFKAAAWRLAETLSARARRAGAVNTLLLDDAGKLHGDTTDGVGLVSDLAAHAAPLKGARILVLGAGGAVRGVLEPLLETGPARLVIANRTAGKARKLAADFADLGETAGGGFDEIAGPFDLVINGTSASLAGDLPPLPDALFADGGLAYDMMYGAAPTVFLRWAAERGARTVDGLGMLIEQAAESFYLWRGVRPDTAAVRERLRRSL from the coding sequence ATGAGCGATCGCTACTGCGTGTTCGGCCACCCGATCGGCCACTCCAAGTCGCCGCAGATCCATGCCGCCTTCGCCGAGCAGACTGGCGAGACGCTGAGTTACCAGGCCATCGAGGCGCCAATCGACGGCTTTGCCGATGCCTGGCGCGAGTTTGCCGCCGCCGCCGGCCGCGGCGCCAACGTCACCGTGCCGTTCAAGGCGGCCGCCTGGCGTCTGGCCGAGACGCTGAGCGCGCGCGCCCGACGCGCCGGGGCGGTCAATACGCTGCTGCTCGACGACGCCGGCAAGCTCCATGGCGACACCACCGACGGCGTGGGGCTGGTCAGCGACCTGGCCGCCCACGCTGCGCCGCTCAAAGGGGCACGCATTCTGGTGCTGGGGGCCGGCGGCGCGGTACGTGGCGTGCTCGAGCCCTTGCTGGAAACCGGCCCTGCACGGCTGGTGATCGCCAACCGCACCGCCGGCAAGGCCCGCAAGCTGGCTGCGGACTTCGCCGACCTGGGCGAGACTGCCGGCGGCGGCTTCGACGAGATCGCGGGGCCCTTCGATCTGGTGATCAACGGCACCAGCGCCAGCCTGGCCGGTGATCTACCGCCGCTGCCCGATGCGCTGTTCGCGGATGGCGGGCTGGCCTACGACATGATGTACGGCGCCGCGCCGACGGTGTTCCTGCGCTGGGCCGCCGAACGTGGTGCGCGCACCGTCGACGGCCTGGGCATGCTGATCGAACAGGCGGCGGAATCGTTCTATCTATGGCGGGGCGTCCGTCCGGACACCGCGGCGGTGCGTGAGCGATTGCGCCGCTCGCTGTGA
- the hemF gene encoding oxygen-dependent coproporphyrinogen oxidase, giving the protein MSHPHLDTVKRYLLDLQDTLCQALASEDGGAAFREDAWERAEGGGGRSRVIENGAVFEKGGINFSHVHGAMLPPSASAARPELAGRSFHAVGVSWVLHPRNPHVPTSHGNVRFFIAEKPGEEPVWWFGGGYDLTPFYPVHDDVLHWHRVARDACVPFGDEVYPRFKRWCDEYFYLKHRDETRGVGGLFFDDLNAWDFETCFGFQRAVGDSFLDAYLPIVRRRRDDACGERERAFQLYRRGRYVEFNLVWDRGTLFGLQSGGRTESILMSMPPVVEWHYGWRPEPGSAEARLYSDYLIARDWLGEEEGAA; this is encoded by the coding sequence GTGTCCCACCCTCATCTCGATACCGTCAAGCGCTATCTGCTCGACCTGCAGGATACGCTGTGCCAGGCGCTGGCCAGCGAGGACGGCGGGGCGGCTTTCCGGGAAGACGCCTGGGAGCGCGCCGAGGGCGGCGGCGGCCGTTCGCGGGTGATCGAAAACGGCGCCGTGTTCGAGAAGGGCGGGATCAATTTCTCCCACGTGCATGGCGCCATGCTGCCGCCTTCGGCAAGCGCCGCGCGCCCCGAACTCGCCGGTCGCAGCTTCCACGCCGTCGGTGTTTCCTGGGTGCTGCACCCACGCAACCCCCACGTGCCCACCAGCCACGGCAACGTGCGCTTCTTCATCGCCGAGAAGCCCGGCGAGGAGCCGGTCTGGTGGTTCGGCGGCGGCTACGACCTGACGCCGTTCTATCCGGTGCACGACGATGTGCTGCACTGGCATCGCGTGGCCCGCGACGCTTGCGTGCCGTTCGGCGACGAGGTCTACCCGCGTTTCAAGCGCTGGTGCGACGAATACTTCTATCTCAAGCACCGCGACGAGACCCGTGGCGTCGGCGGGCTGTTCTTCGACGATCTCAACGCCTGGGATTTCGAGACCTGTTTCGGCTTCCAGCGCGCGGTGGGCGACAGCTTCCTCGACGCCTACCTGCCGATCGTGCGGCGTCGCCGCGACGACGCCTGCGGCGAGCGCGAGCGGGCTTTCCAGCTCTATAGGCGCGGGCGCTACGTGGAATTCAACCTGGTCTGGGATCGCGGCACGCTGTTCGGGCTGCAAAGCGGCGGACGCACCGAGTCGATCCTGATGTCGATGCCGCCGGTGGTCGAATGGCACTACGGCTGGAGGCCGGAGCCCGGCAGCGCCGAGGCGCGGCTGTACAGTGACTATCTAATCGCCCGCGACTGGCTGGGGGAAGAGGAGGGCGCGGCATGA
- a CDS encoding LysM peptidoglycan-binding domain-containing protein — MSEQTAGGCRRWLALGALALGIALGGLLPFEPAAAATLRDDAPSRYTVTRGDTLWDIAGRFLDHPWQWPEVWDGNPQIDDPHWIYPGDVIYLYRENGQPRLGLEPGQGGVVRLSPQVREVPRREAIPPLPLESVQRFLDANRIVGPGEFDNAAYVIAGDDRRIVSGAGDRIYVRGELPPGERFGIYRRGERYLDPDSGEFLGLELETLGEARLVRRDGDVALLRVTASRQEIRQGDRLLTQESLPVTPAFQPHAPEQPLEGRILAVPGGVQFIGRLDVVALDLGQRDGLSRGAVLAVEQQGETLSDPQTGEPVQLPGEDAGWLMVFRLYDRVSYALVMHATRSLAVGDRVHAPRSDDLLAGSARRP, encoded by the coding sequence ATGAGTGAACAAACTGCCGGCGGCTGCCGGCGCTGGCTGGCGCTCGGGGCCCTGGCCCTGGGTATCGCCCTCGGGGGGCTATTGCCGTTCGAGCCCGCTGCGGCCGCCACGCTGCGTGACGATGCGCCGAGCCGTTATACCGTGACCCGGGGCGATACCCTGTGGGACATCGCCGGACGCTTTCTCGATCACCCCTGGCAATGGCCCGAGGTGTGGGACGGCAACCCGCAGATCGACGACCCGCACTGGATCTACCCCGGCGACGTGATCTATCTCTACCGGGAAAATGGCCAGCCGCGGCTGGGGTTGGAGCCCGGCCAGGGTGGTGTCGTGCGGCTCTCGCCCCAGGTTCGCGAGGTGCCACGGCGCGAGGCGATTCCGCCGCTGCCGCTGGAAAGCGTGCAGCGCTTTCTCGACGCCAACCGCATCGTCGGCCCGGGCGAGTTCGACAATGCCGCCTATGTGATCGCCGGCGACGACCGGCGAATCGTCAGCGGCGCCGGCGATCGCATCTACGTGCGCGGCGAACTGCCGCCTGGCGAGCGCTTCGGCATCTATCGTCGCGGTGAGCGTTACCTCGACCCCGACAGTGGCGAGTTCCTGGGCCTCGAGCTGGAAACCCTGGGCGAGGCCCGGCTAGTGCGCCGCGATGGCGACGTTGCGCTGTTGCGGGTCACCGCCTCGCGCCAGGAAATTCGCCAGGGCGACCGGCTGCTGACCCAGGAGTCGCTGCCGGTGACGCCGGCCTTCCAGCCTCACGCGCCGGAACAGCCGCTTGAGGGTCGGATCCTGGCGGTGCCGGGCGGCGTGCAGTTCATCGGCCGGCTGGACGTGGTGGCGCTCGACCTGGGCCAGCGCGACGGTCTGAGTCGCGGCGCGGTGCTGGCCGTCGAACAGCAGGGCGAGACGCTCAGCGACCCGCAGACCGGCGAACCCGTGCAACTGCCCGGCGAGGACGCCGGCTGGCTGATGGTGTTCCGACTCTACGACCGGGTCAGCTATGCGCTGGTGATGCACGCCACGCGCAGCTTGGCAGTCGGCGACCGGGTCCATGCGCCGCGTAGCGACGATCTGCTCGCCGGCTCGGCGCGGCGGCCGTGA
- the trkA gene encoding Trk system potassium transporter TrkA translates to MKIIILGAGQVGGTLAEHLAHEENDITVVDTSTERLRELHNRLDIRTVTGPASYPMVLRQAGGEDADMLIAVTNSDEVNMVACQVAHTLFRTPTKIARVRAAAYLTRKGLFANDAVPVDVLISPEQVVTDHIRRLIVYPGALQVLEFAGGQVQLVAVKAYYGGPLVGQELGFLRRHMPNVDTRVAAIYRRNRAIIPRGDTVIEADDEVFFIAARKDIRAVMSELRKVERDFRRVLIAGGGNIGQRLAEHLEHSHQVKIIEHDLERCTMLSERLDRTVVLHGSATSKRLLIEENIEDCDIFCALTNDDEVNIMSSMLAKRLGAKKVLTLINNAAYVDLVQGGEIDIAISPQQATIGGLLTHVRRGDIVNVHSLRRGAAEAIEAIAHGDSRSSKVVGRAIAEIDLPAGTTIGAVVRGKDVLIAHDDVVVESGDHVILFVIDKRRIRDVERLFQVGLTFF, encoded by the coding sequence ATGAAAATTATCATTCTGGGCGCCGGCCAGGTGGGCGGCACGCTGGCCGAACACCTCGCCCACGAGGAAAACGACATCACGGTGGTCGATACCAGCACCGAGCGGCTGCGCGAGTTGCACAATCGTCTGGACATCCGCACCGTGACCGGACCCGCCTCCTATCCGATGGTGCTGCGCCAGGCCGGCGGCGAAGATGCCGACATGCTGATCGCGGTGACCAATTCCGACGAAGTCAACATGGTCGCCTGTCAGGTCGCGCACACGCTGTTCCGCACCCCGACCAAGATCGCCCGGGTGCGTGCCGCCGCCTACCTGACCCGCAAGGGCTTGTTCGCCAATGACGCGGTGCCGGTCGACGTGCTGATCAGCCCCGAGCAGGTGGTCACCGATCACATCCGCCGGTTGATCGTCTACCCGGGCGCGCTGCAGGTGCTCGAGTTCGCCGGCGGCCAGGTCCAGCTGGTGGCGGTCAAGGCCTATTACGGCGGGCCGCTGGTCGGCCAGGAACTGGGCTTCCTGCGCCGCCACATGCCCAACGTCGACACCCGCGTGGCGGCGATCTACCGTCGCAACCGGGCGATCATCCCGCGCGGCGACACGGTCATCGAGGCCGACGACGAGGTGTTCTTCATCGCCGCGCGCAAGGACATCCGTGCGGTGATGAGCGAACTGCGCAAGGTCGAGCGCGACTTCCGCCGGGTGCTGATCGCCGGCGGCGGCAACATCGGCCAGCGCCTCGCCGAACACCTCGAGCACAGTCATCAGGTCAAGATCATCGAGCACGACCTGGAGCGCTGCACGATGCTCTCCGAGCGCCTCGACCGCACCGTGGTGCTGCACGGCAGTGCGACCAGCAAGCGGCTGCTGATCGAGGAGAACATCGAGGACTGCGACATCTTCTGCGCGCTGACCAACGACGACGAGGTCAACATCATGTCGTCGATGCTGGCCAAGCGGCTGGGCGCCAAGAAGGTGCTGACGCTGATCAACAACGCCGCCTACGTCGACCTGGTCCAGGGCGGCGAGATCGATATCGCCATCTCGCCCCAGCAGGCGACCATCGGCGGCCTGCTGACCCACGTGCGGCGCGGCGACATCGTCAACGTCCATTCGCTGCGCCGCGGCGCCGCCGAGGCGATCGAGGCGATCGCCCACGGCGACTCGCGCTCGTCCAAGGTGGTCGGCCGGGCGATCGCCGAGATCGACCTGCCCGCGGGCACCACCATCGGCGCGGTGGTGCGCGGCAAGGACGTGCTGATCGCCCATGACGACGTGGTCGTCGAGTCCGGCGATCACGTCATCCTGTTCGTGATCGACAAGCGACGTATCCGCGACGTGGAGCGGCTGTTCCAGGTCGGCCTGACCTTCTTCTGA
- the def gene encoding peptide deformylase — protein sequence MAKLEILEYPDDRLRTKAAPVVAVDDEVRTLVDDMLETMYDAHGIGLAATQVDQHRRIIVMDVSDDQSQPRVLINPEYAPLDDEREPMQEGCLSIPEFYAEVPRALRVHLKALDRDGTPYELDADGLLAHCIQHECDHLEGRLFVDYLSPLKRDRIMKKMQKRHKQMA from the coding sequence ATGGCCAAGCTAGAGATCCTCGAATACCCCGACGACCGCCTGCGCACCAAGGCCGCACCGGTTGTCGCTGTCGACGACGAGGTGCGCACCCTGGTCGACGACATGCTCGAAACCATGTACGACGCCCACGGCATCGGCCTGGCGGCCACTCAGGTCGACCAGCACCGTCGCATCATCGTCATGGATGTCAGCGACGACCAGTCCCAGCCACGGGTACTGATCAACCCCGAGTACGCGCCGCTCGACGACGAGCGCGAGCCGATGCAGGAGGGCTGCCTGTCGATCCCCGAGTTCTACGCCGAGGTCCCGCGCGCGTTGCGTGTACATCTCAAGGCGCTGGATCGCGACGGCACGCCTTATGAACTCGACGCCGACGGGCTGCTGGCGCACTGTATTCAGCACGAGTGCGATCACCTCGAGGGACGGCTGTTCGTCGATTACCTGTCGCCGCTCAAGCGCGACCGGATCATGAAGAAGATGCAGAAGCGCCACAAGCAGATGGCCTGA
- a CDS encoding dodecin, with protein sequence MSTHVYKHIELTGSSPKGIEDAVEQAIARANESLHDMRWFEVTDTRGHIEHGRIMHWQVTVKVGFTLTEPE encoded by the coding sequence ATGTCCACCCACGTCTACAAGCACATCGAGCTCACCGGCTCCTCGCCCAAGGGAATCGAGGACGCCGTGGAGCAGGCCATCGCCCGGGCCAACGAGAGCCTGCACGACATGCGCTGGTTCGAGGTCACCGATACCCGGGGCCACATCGAGCATGGCCGAATCATGCATTGGCAGGTCACCGTCAAGGTCGGCTTCACGCTCACAGAGCCCGAGTGA
- the fmt gene encoding methionyl-tRNA formyltransferase encodes MTRPLRVIFAGTPDFAAHSLQALLASQHQLLAVYTQPDRPAGRGRKLTPSAVKALAQQHPLPVHQPQSLKDPEAQRELAAYSADVMVVVAYGLLLPQAVLDAPRLGCLNVHASLLPRWRGAAPIQRAIEAGDALTGVTIMQMDAGLDTGDMLLTRETAIDATTTGGALHDRLAALGGEAIVSALDALAGPGLTATPQPSAGVTYAAKLSKPEAALDFTRPAVELAAKIRAFNPWPVAWTMLDDAPLRLWFAEPETGEQVATAPPGTLLESDGEALRIACGAESRSVLRATRAQLPGGKPLDVRELLNARGERFTPGKRLTREGATS; translated from the coding sequence ATGACCCGACCGTTGCGCGTGATCTTCGCCGGCACCCCCGACTTCGCCGCGCACAGCCTGCAAGCGCTGCTCGCCAGTCAGCATCAACTGCTCGCCGTGTATACCCAGCCCGACCGCCCCGCCGGTCGCGGCCGCAAGCTCACGCCCAGCGCGGTCAAGGCGCTGGCCCAGCAGCACCCATTGCCGGTCCATCAGCCGCAGAGCCTCAAGGATCCCGAGGCCCAGCGCGAGCTCGCCGCCTACTCGGCGGATGTCATGGTGGTAGTCGCCTACGGCCTGCTGCTGCCCCAGGCGGTGCTCGACGCCCCGCGGCTGGGCTGTCTCAACGTCCACGCTTCGCTGCTGCCACGCTGGCGCGGCGCGGCGCCGATCCAGCGCGCCATCGAGGCCGGCGACGCGCTGACCGGCGTGACCATCATGCAGATGGATGCGGGGCTGGATACCGGCGACATGCTGCTGACCCGCGAGACGGCGATCGACGCCACCACCACCGGCGGCGCGCTGCATGACCGGCTGGCCGCGCTGGGCGGCGAGGCGATCGTCAGCGCGCTCGATGCGCTGGCCGGGCCGGGACTGACCGCCACACCGCAACCCAGCGCCGGAGTGACCTACGCCGCCAAGCTGTCCAAGCCCGAGGCGGCGCTCGACTTCACTCGCCCGGCGGTGGAACTTGCCGCCAAGATTCGCGCCTTCAACCCCTGGCCGGTGGCCTGGACGATGCTCGACGACGCCCCGCTGCGGCTGTGGTTCGCCGAACCCGAGACCGGCGAGCAGGTCGCCACCGCCCCCCCGGGCACCCTGCTCGAGTCCGATGGCGAGGCGTTGCGCATCGCCTGCGGCGCCGAGAGCCGCAGCGTGCTGCGCGCGACCCGCGCCCAGTTGCCGGGTGGCAAGCCGCTTGACGTGCGCGAGCTGCTCAACGCCCGCGGCGAGCGTTTCACGCCCGGCAAGCGGCTGACCCGGGAGGGGGCGACATCATGA
- a CDS encoding M48 family metallopeptidase, with translation MHWKTRGAIGALALTLAACSQTPTGRSQLTLFSDEELDRMGEQSFAQYQQQLPTVGGQTADYVQCVAQSVTQAASSGENWEVKIFKDDSANAFALPGGYIGVNTGLLKVAENQDQLATVLGHEVAHVLAQHANERVSTQAATQTGLSVLQSAAGLDSQGGQQLMGLLGMGAEYGIIKPFSRTQESEADVLGLELMAQAGFDPRASINLWQNMSANSQGQPPVWMSTHPSDGQRIEGLQAQMDQALAAYQQARANGRTPNCQRPS, from the coding sequence ATGCACTGGAAGACCCGTGGCGCCATCGGGGCGCTGGCACTGACCCTCGCCGCCTGCAGCCAGACGCCCACCGGGCGTTCGCAGCTGACGTTGTTCTCCGATGAAGAGCTCGATCGGATGGGCGAGCAAAGCTTCGCCCAGTATCAACAGCAACTGCCCACGGTCGGTGGCCAGACGGCCGACTACGTGCAGTGCGTGGCCCAGTCCGTCACCCAGGCCGCGAGTAGCGGCGAAAACTGGGAGGTCAAGATCTTCAAGGACGATTCGGCCAACGCCTTCGCCCTGCCCGGCGGATATATCGGCGTCAACACCGGGCTGCTCAAGGTCGCCGAGAACCAGGACCAGCTGGCCACCGTGCTCGGCCACGAGGTCGCCCACGTACTCGCCCAGCACGCCAACGAGCGGGTCTCGACTCAGGCGGCAACCCAGACCGGACTGTCGGTACTGCAGTCGGCCGCCGGCCTCGACAGCCAGGGTGGCCAGCAGCTGATGGGGCTACTCGGCATGGGCGCCGAATACGGCATCATCAAGCCCTTCTCGCGCACCCAGGAGAGCGAAGCCGACGTGCTGGGGCTCGAGCTCATGGCTCAGGCCGGTTTCGATCCGCGGGCAAGCATCAATCTCTGGCAGAACATGTCGGCCAACAGCCAGGGCCAGCCCCCAGTGTGGATGTCGACCCATCCCAGCGACGGCCAGCGCATCGAGGGCCTGCAGGCGCAGATGGACCAGGCGCTTGCCGCCTACCAGCAGGCCCGGGCCAACGGCCGCACGCCGAATTGCCAGCGTCCGAGCTGA